AATTAACTCAAGGCAAAATAGATGGGAAATGCCAGAACAGCTGATGTGAATTACAACACTTtgacagatttttttttactatcgaTATTCTAATGTTGAATATCGAGTAAAGTGgatttcaaaaatagtatataaagtatttttaaatatttattgcaaaatttatcTTGCCATTAAATATAAGCGAACAAGTAGCTTGACAATAATGATCTAATTGGTAACATCGTTTATAAAACGccgcagaaaaatattaaataattcaacTTTTATAATCCTTACATTTTTAGTCAAAGAcatagatttttgtttttaaaatatttttattattagtagTAACATAATGCCCAACCGGAATGTGTTTTTAAGAACTACAAAATTTACAGCAATAGtgattaaaaacataaataatccTATTCAAGTTTCCTTGTaacatttgttttatataagtaGTATTTATTTGTTagccaaaatttcaaatttaatgccgTGATCATGTTTTTCCAATTCAGATATTAAACTTGTTTTAGCAAATGCAGCTCCTGGTGGTAAAACGCCACCAGTTCCCGGCAATTTATCATTTtcctttaatattattacagcCGTACTGAGTAGAGCTACACAGGTCGCACCATAACCAGGATTCGATCCCGATACTTTGACTGTTAATGTTTTGGTTGGTAAATCCGTGTATTGATCAGTTGGTTCTGACAATTTCTCCGACTTTGGCCATCCGTTTGCTctcataataaatgaaaaatgtgtcTGTTCCATTCTGGCTTCTGTAGGACCTTCGTGAGACGCAAATCCTAATGAAAAAACTTTAGGATATTTTAGCAATAAGCGACGACCAAAAGTAAACTTAGTTAAAAATCCAAACGAAACTGCTAATAAAGCGACTAACACAGCTGCTAGCCACGATGGAAAAGTAACATAAGCGTGCATTTGAACAGGGCGCTTATGCTCATTTTCATAAAGGAAACGCTGTGAACGCATTACTACTGATCGATCTGGTCCGGGGAATGGGAGACAAACTCCTTTTACTATTTCAGATCGAAAAATAAGTGGTCGTGGTTTTAAAACAGGAGTAAATTTCGGCAATTTCTCTTCGTATAACTTCTTGCGTAATTCTTTTAGTTCACTGGAATGGGCCAAACCATGAACCGCGCTTTCCCAAGTACCATAATGAATTCCAGCACCTCCTCTTGAAGCATCTCCTTTTACGGAACTCTGCAGATAGCTCTCAACTGAATTTACAACACCATCAAagtttttttctacaaaaacaactcCAAGATCTGCCGGTATTGAATCAAATCCACAggcagaaattataaaaacttttcgCTCTTGAgcttgtttattatatttaagttgCATTGTTTCCATGTATTGAGGTTCACCAGTAACATCAACTTGATGGGTGCCAGCTTCAAGACACGCTCGCACAACTGGCTCTCCAAAAAACCGGTATGGTCCGCAACAATTTACTAAAACACGACATCGCTTAGCCATGGCTAGCAGCGAAGCTTCATTTTTTATATCAGCGATGATGATAGGAATATCCTTTAGATTTTTCTGTGCTTTTGCACCCATTTCTTGAAGTACATTTTCCAGTTTTTCTTGACTACGCCCAGCAATTCCCCAGCGATAGTTTTGAAGTACACTAACAGCTTCAAAAACGGTGTATTTACCAGTAAAACCTGTAGcaccaaatattataatatccaaTTTTTCCGACATTTTTCCTTTCGTGACTAATCACTTTTTTAGCAATGAAAAggtaaattttatagtttttgttgtaaatattaaGGCGCTTATCTCCTCTGGTCAAAAGTCACCTTTTTGTTATATCTGTAAGCACgacataaattaaattgtagGAATAcgatatttgcatttacattatataaaatatagaaaataaccGGATCTTACTAAATTATTAAATGGCAACTATTCTCTCCcaataataacgaaaaaaactaaacttacTCTGCTACACCTCTGAATAACCTTTGGCTCCATCACCTACTAAAGACGAAATTCGAAAACTCCGAAAGTTACTAATTGGAATAATTTTGTCAGCAGTTAGCTTTACTTTAATATTGCCAGATTTAGTAAATAAGCTTCAAACTCATATCAgggtattaaatataaattgtacaaaagaaaatttttataaattgtacTATTTGATAAATGTTcagcagagcggcttttccgaaaacgtgcaccaattttcacgggaaatgtcttaaaaaattcgtttttaattccGATTCACGAATATGTATGGTTACGTTAAAGTAATAATG
The sequence above is drawn from the Bactrocera tryoni isolate S06 chromosome 1, CSIRO_BtryS06_freeze2, whole genome shotgun sequence genome and encodes:
- the LOC120771262 gene encoding saccharopine dehydrogenase-like oxidoreductase — its product is MSEKLDIIIFGATGFTGKYTVFEAVSVLQNYRWGIAGRSQEKLENVLQEMGAKAQKNLKDIPIIIADIKNEASLLAMAKRCRVLVNCCGPYRFFGEPVVRACLEAGTHQVDVTGEPQYMETMQLKYNKQAQERKVFIISACGFDSIPADLGVVFVEKNFDGVVNSVESYLQSSVKGDASRGGAGIHYGTWESAVHGLAHSSELKELRKKLYEEKLPKFTPVLKPRPLIFRSEIVKGVCLPFPGPDRSVVMRSQRFLYENEHKRPVQMHAYVTFPSWLAAVLVALLAVSFGFLTKFTFGRRLLLKYPKVFSLGFASHEGPTEARMEQTHFSFIMRANGWPKSEKLSEPTDQYTDLPTKTLTVKVSGSNPGYGATCVALLSTAVIILKENDKLPGTGGVLPPGAAFAKTSLISELEKHDHGIKFEILANK